The sequence below is a genomic window from Kitasatospora kifunensis.
CCGCCGCCACCGGTGGTGGTGTACGCCGCGACGGACCCGATGCTCATCGTCGCGCCGGAGGTGGTGGCGGCGCTCGGTGTGCCGCAGCCGCAGACACCGTTGGGGAAGCCGCCCCCGATGGCCAGGTCGAAGATGATGGACAGGTTGTGGTCGAAGGCCTGTTGCCAGGTGGCCGTGCCGACCTGACTCTCCGTCACGCTGAAGTACGCGTTGCCGTCGAGGTACCAAGTGACCGACTCGGCGGCGGTGTTGGTGCGGTCCAGGATCATCGCGTAGGTGTGGTAGCCGCTCTGGCAGCCGGAGCAGGCGACCAGGCCGCTGCCGATGCCGTTGCCCTCGTTGCACGGGCCGCCCGGGTCGGTGCCGCAGTGGATGGTGCCGGCGACCTGCGAGAGGGCGTTGACGTCCTCCATGATGTCGATCTCGCCGTTCTCGGGCCACTGCCCCGGGCCCAGCATCCAGAAGGCCGGCCAGTAGCCGAGGCCGCTGCCCGGATTGGGCTGCATGATCGACGCCGTGACCTCCAGCTTGCCGCCGGCCGGTGCGCCGACGTTCGCGCTCGGCGTCTGGATCCGGCCCGAGGTCCAGTTGCCGCCGTTGTTCAGCGCGGTGATGTCCAGGTGGCCGTTGCCGTCGAGGTAGACGTTGTCAGTCGAGTTGGTCATGGTCTCGATCTCGCCAGTCCCGAAGTTCGAGCCCGGGCCGGTGTCGTAGATCCAGTTCGCGCCGGACGGCGGTGCGCCGGCGGAGCCCGCGAAGTCGTCGCTGAACACGGTCGTCCACCCCGGGGGCGGCGCGGGCACGGTCACGGCCGTGGCCGCGGGTGCGTGGGTCAGCAGGGCGAGGAGCACGCCCAGGGTGGCCAGTACCGCGAGCCGGCGCCTGGCGCGGGTGGGGTTGGTCAGTCGGATGAGCCGGGTGAAGGTGAAGGAGTGAATGCGCGGGAGGTCATGGGCCATCTGGGGGGCTCCCAACAGAAGGGGGCGCGGGCCCGGCTGAGAAGGCGGGGAGCGGGGTCCCGCGCAGGCGGGGCTGTGTTGTCGTCCCATCGTGCGCTGAGCTGACGTGTATTCAACTCCTGTACCTGACAAGCCGTCAAGGTGCCGGTATGGCCTTCCTTGCCGTCAACTGCTGAACGATGCGGACTTCGCCGCGCATGGCGGGCTCCTGCCGTGTCTGCGGGGAAGGATGCCAACGGCGGTTTCATTCATCCTGGTTGACACGCCTGGGCAGGCGGAGCACACTCTCGTCCAGCGGAAATGAGGCAAGACGAGATCTGCATTCATCTCCGCTGATGACTGGAGGGTGTCGACTCCAGTCGATCGGGACCGGCCGGTGAAACCCATCCGACGGCACGAGAAGGAGGGAAATCATGAAGAAGATCGTCATCCGCAAGGCAGGCTCCGTGCGGCTCACGAGCGCTGCGGCTCTGTACGGGGGCTGCGGCTGCCCGGTGCGCGCCTGATCAGTGGCGAGGGCATGACCCGGCGGCGGGTTCGGCATCGAGCCGAGCCCGCCGCCGACACCCGGCCGCCACTCCCGATCATCAACGGCGCGCCGCACTTGAGGACTTGAGGGGGATGGGCCATGCCAGAGAAGTCGGCCACCGCCGCGCCCGGTGAGGGCCGGGTGCCGGACGACGCGGAGCAGCCGCTCGCCTTTCATGCGCTCAGCTTCCAGCCCGACGGCGAGGAGGTGACGGTCGGCCGGCTGGACGAGGGAACCTTCGTGGTCCTACCGGCGGACGGCGCGGAACTGCTGCGCCGCCTCGTCGACGGGTCGACCTGCACGCAGGCGGCGCAGTGGTACGAGCAGACGTACGGAGAGCCCGTCGACATCGCGGACTTCGTCGCGGACATCGGCGAACTGGGCTTCCTGCGAGCGAGCGACGAGCCGGAGCCCGCCGCGCCGAGACCGGTGCGCTGGATGCTCCTGGGCCGCGCGGTCTTCTCCCCGGTCGGCGCGCTTGCTTACCTCGCCCTGCTGGCAGGGGCGGTGGCCGCCATGGTGCACACACCGGCACTCGCCCCCGGCTACCACCATCTCTTCTTCACCCACTACATGTCGCTGCTGATGGTGACGATGTTCCTGGGGCAGATGCCGCTGCTGCTCCTGCACGAGGGTGCGCACGCGCTCGCCGGGCGCCGACTGGGCCTGCCCTCGCGGTTGTCGGTGGGCCGGCGGCTGTACTACCTGGTGTTCCTGACCACCATGGACGGACTCGTGGGGGTGCCCCGGCGCAAACGCTACCTGCCGATCCTCGCGGGCATCCTCAGCGACCTCGGCGTGCTCGGCGCCCTGACCCTGCTCGCCGCCGCCACCCGGCGAAGCGACGGAAGCTTCCCCCTGCCTGGCGAACTCGCCCTGGCCCTGGCCTATCTGACGCTCCTTCGGCTGCTCTGGCAAGGCTGGTTCTTCCTCCAGACCGACCTGTACTACCTCGTCGTCACCGCGCTGGGCTGCGTGGACCTGCAGACCACCGCCAAGCAGGTGGTGGCGAACCGGTGGAACACGCTGCGCGGCCGCCCCGCGCCGCACGACCCGGAGCGCTGGCACCCCCGGGACCGCGCGGTGGCCCGGTGGTACTCGGTGCTGCTCGTCGGCGGTTACGCGTTCTCGCTGGCCACGCTGGTGCTGGGGCTGCTTCCGGTGGTCACCCGGGTGCTCGGCACGGTCTTCGACCGGTTGGCGGGCCATGGTTCCCACAGCGCCTTGGGGTTGGCCGACAGCGTGCTGTTCCTGGCGCTGAGCATCGGCGAAATCGCCCTCCCGGCAGTGCTGTTCCTGCGGGAGCGGCGGACGGAACGCGCAGCGCGAGGACGTACCGCCGTTTCGGCACCCTGATACTGACGGCCAGTCAACTTCCGTCCCCCACCTGCCTGGAGGCAACCACCATGTCCACTGCCCAGCGCGGGTCGGCAGACGCCCACCGGCACCTCGTCCTGGTCGGGGAGCGGCGACGAGACCGCGCCGCACACCGCGCCGCACTTTCGCTGCCCGAGCCCGTGGCTCCCGCCCTCCCGGTGATCGACGCGCACCGCAGGCTGCGCGGCCCGTACACCGCCGCCGGCACGCTGATCCGCGCCCTCGTGCCGGACGCGCTGGTCCACCACCCGGAGCTGGTCGCCGCGCACGAGGTGGAAATCCTCACGGTGGCCCCGGAGTTGCGCGACCGCGTGCCCGCCACCCTGGAGACGCTGACCTCGCTCGCCGTGCCCGAGGAGCGGACCCGCTTCTACTCGGCGATGCGCACCGGGCGCCTCGCGCAC
It includes:
- a CDS encoding ricin-type beta-trefoil lectin domain protein codes for the protein MAHDLPRIHSFTFTRLIRLTNPTRARRRLAVLATLGVLLALLTHAPAATAVTVPAPPPGWTTVFSDDFAGSAGAPPSGANWIYDTGPGSNFGTGEIETMTNSTDNVYLDGNGHLDITALNNGGNWTSGRIQTPSANVGAPAGGKLEVTASIMQPNPGSGLGYWPAFWMLGPGQWPENGEIDIMEDVNALSQVAGTIHCGTDPGGPCNEGNGIGSGLVACSGCQSGYHTYAMILDRTNTAAESVTWYLDGNAYFSVTESQVGTATWQQAFDHNLSIIFDLAIGGGFPNGVCGCGTPSAATTSGATMSIGSVAAYTTTGGGGGGSAITGYGGLCLDDRSADTANYNPVQVYTCNQSPAQQWTVVQAGSILHVLGKCLDVDAAGTTNGTAVDLYDCNNTGSQVWIPRSDGSLYNPQSNKCLDDTGWSTTPGTQVEIWDCTGNANQKWNLPAAT